A genomic region of Polypterus senegalus isolate Bchr_013 chromosome 17, ASM1683550v1, whole genome shotgun sequence contains the following coding sequences:
- the LOC120517532 gene encoding RUN domain-containing protein 3A-like, whose product MAMGLSSKKASSRSVAVERKNLITVCRFSVKTLLEKYTAEPIDDSSEEFINFAAILEQILSHCFKGPGTWFSYDSQRSFWDYIRLACGKVTNNCISSIESMENINNSRAKGRAWIRVALMEKRLSEYIATALRDTRTTRRFYDEGAIMLREEASVLTGMLIGLSAIDFSFCLKGEVLDGKTPAVIDYTPYLKFTQSYDYLSDDDDRQSVDSSTSDESLPEHPYFPLVTDDESWGSKCRKMEQKFKIVYAQKGYLEELVRLRESQLKNLEAENKRLQLRLEDLKVQNQLEKKELEAIVLELQEQLTGLIPCDSNHLSKEMTIPLASQWSSLGAFSGEEDVKVYRRRSFHSVDQLSVEVSLGSDSQRTEGKPNGEPWCSTGKDYTPSMLGLCGSLASLPSCKSLASLKSSECLVTVSTEASPAISPS is encoded by the exons ATGGCAATGGGCTTGTCCTCCAAAAAAGCGTCGAGTCGGAGCGTGGCGGTGGAGCGCAAGAACCTCATCACCGTGTGCAG GTTTTCGGTGAAGACCCTGCTAGAGAAGTACACAGCGGAGCCCATCGACGACTCGTCAGAAGAGTTCATTAACTTCGCTGCCATCTTGGAACAGATCCTGAGCCACTGCTTCAAAG GACCTGGCACCTGGTTCAGCTATGACAGTCAGCGGAGTTTCTGGGACTACATCAGGTTGGCATGTGGCAAGGTGACCAATAACTGCATCAGCAGCATCGAGAGCATGGAGAACATAAACAACTCGCGTGCCAAG GGCCGCGCCTGGATCCGCGTCGCCCTGATGGAGAAGCGCCTGTCCGAGTACATCGCCACGGCACTGAGGGATACCAGGACCACCAG GAGGTTCTACGACGAGGGTGCCATTATGCTGCGAGAGGAGGCCTCAGTGCTCACGGGCATGTTGATCGGCCTGAGTGCCATCGACTTCAG CTTTTGCCTGAAAGGTGAGGTGCTTGATGGGAAGACCCCGGCGGTGATCGACTACACCCCCTACCTGAAATTCACCCAGAG CTATGACTACTTGAGCGATGACGATGACCGGCAGAGCGTTGACAGCAGCACCAGCGATGAGAGTCTTCCAGAGCACCCCTACTTCCCCCTGGTCACCGACGACGAGAGCTGGGGCAGCAAGTGCCGCAAGATGGAGCAGAAGTTCAAGATCGTCTACGCACAGAAG GGGTACTTGGAGGAGCTGGTGCGTCTGCGCGAGTCTCAGCTCAAGAACCTGGAGGCAGAGAACAAGCGGCTGCAGCTGCGCCTGGAGGACCTCAAGGTGCAGAACCAGCTGGAGAAGAAGGAGCTGGAGGCCATCGTGCTGGAGCTGCAGGAGCAACT GACCGGCTTGATTCCCTGTGACTCCAACCATCTGTCCAAAGAGATGACCATCCCGCTGGCCAGCCAGTGGTCATCGCTAGGGGCCTTCAGCGGTGAGGAGGATGTCAAAGTATACAGGAG AAGAAGCTTCCACAGTGTGGACCAGCTCTCCGTCGAGGTCAGCCTGGGTTCGGACTCGCAGAGGACAGAGGGGAAGCCCAACGGGGAGCCCTGGTGCTCCACAG GCAAAGACTACACGCCGTCCATGCTGGGCCTCTGTGGCTCCCTGGCATCGCTCCCCAGCTGCAAGTCTCTGGCCAGCCTCAAGTCCAGCGAGTGCCTGGTCACCGTGAGCACCGAGGCCAGTCCGGCCATCTCTCCCAGTTAA
- the LOC120517531 gene encoding band 3 anion transport protein-like isoform X3, translating into MSSPGSLEDSLQEEEESPFRKLDPKGLQPGHRGAYDLEKRRKMDPDSPDRASYLGIEGRRPDLDSSRDRGSHQPYVELHELTMDGRKEELYWQESARWLQHEEDFSVPRQNWGKQHVSYLTFTSLLELRRSMSNGVVLLDVAETSLAGVAKEVVDSMVSSNQVKEEHREELLRTLLLRHGSGPFESPGGEAQETSTPLVEQHRIEMETLTVTGEGDRQEQVDATLVLVGPVDFLEKPTMGFVRLKQPADMHSVLEVSHLVRFVFILLGPKIPNTEYHEIGRAIATLMADREFSSAAYLADSREDLTKAVAEFMNCSIVIPPCEIGDQEMLQSLVGFQRRLLKSRYRLPEAKVHKGRRWSFCCPPRPFRRACPSSCRSSKFSSLAEEFVEKAEEEDPLKRTGCLFGGLARDVRRRYPHYLSDITDALNPQALAAVIFIYFAALSPAITFGGLLGDKTEKMMGVSELLVSTAIQGVLFSLLGAQPLLVIGFSGPLLVFEEAFYSFCKDNQLEYIVGRVWIGFWLIVIVLLVVAFEGSFLVRFISRFTQEIFSFLISLIFIYETFSKLITIFMTHPLRATYKNATSSEVVSGPLPNTALLSLVLMAGTFFIAFFLRKFKNSRYLPGKIRRIIGDFGVPISILIMAGVDFSIRDTYTQKLSVPSGFSVSNPDNRTWFIHPMGSTGDFPIWMMFASIVPALLVFILIFLESQITTLIVSKPERKMVKGSGFHLDLLLVVGMGGIGALFGLPWLSAATVRSVTHANALTIMSKGAKPEIVKVLEQRISGLLVAILVGLSIFMEPILKLIPLAVLFGIFLYMGVTSLNGIQLFDRILLLLVPHKYHPEEAYIHWVKTWRMHVFTIIQVLCLAILWAVKSSPASLALPFILILTIPLRRFLLPYIFSDRELKCLDADDAKVHFDEKEGQDVYDEIQMPV; encoded by the exons ATGTCATCCCCTGGG AGTCTAGAAGATTCcttgcaggaggaggaggagtcgcCCTTCAGAAAGTTGGACCCCAAAGG GTTACAGCCGGGGCACCGTGGAGCCTACGATCTTGAGAAAAGGAGGAAGATGGACCCCGACTCCCCAGACAGGGCGAGCTACCTGGGCATTGAAG GTAGACGTCCTGACCTGGACAGCTCTCGGGACCGAGGAAGTCACCAG CCATACGTGGAGCTTCACGAGCTGACGATGGACGGCCGGAAGGAGGAGCTCTACTGGCAGGAGTCGGCCCGCTGGCTGCAGCACGAGGAGGACTTCAGCGTGCCCAGGCAGAACTGGGGCAAGCAGCACGTGTCCTACCTGACCTTCACGAGCCTGCTGGAGCTGCGCAGGTCCATGAGCAACG GAGTCGTCCTCCTCGACGTGGCAGAGACCAGTCTCGCCGGAGTGGCCAAGGAGGTGGTGGACAGCATGGTGAGCAGCAACCAGGTGAAGGAGGAGCATCGCGAGGAGCTCCTGCGGACCCTGCTGCTCCGGCATGG CTCCGGCCCGTTCGAGTCGCCAGGAGGCGAGGCCCAAGAGACGTCCACGCCCCTCGTGGAGCAGCACCGCATCGAGATGGAGACCCTGACCGTCACCGGAGAG GGGGACAGACAGGAGCAAGTGGACGCCACGTTGGTGCTCGTGG GACCCGTTGACTTCCTTGAGAAGCCCACCATGGGATTTGTGCGCCTCAAACAGCCAGCAGACATGCACTCCGTCCTGGAGGTCAGCCACCTGGTGCGCTTCGTCTTCATCCTGCTGGGGCCGAAGATTCCCAACACGGAATACCACGAGATTGGGCGAGCCATCGCCACCCTGATGGCAGACCGG GAGTTCAGCTCGGCGGCCTACCTGGCAGACAGTCGTGAAGATCTGACCAAAGCCGTGGCCGAGTTCATGAACTGCAGCATCGTAATCCCACCCTGCGAGATCGGagaccaggagatgctgcagtcCTTGGTGGGCTTCCAGAGGAGGCTCCTGAAGAGTCGCTACCGGCTTCCCGAGGCCAAAGTGCACAAAGGTAGGCGGTGGTCCTTCTGTTGTCCACCTCGCCCATTCCGGAGGGCTTGCCCTTCAAGTTGCCGATCCTCCAAATTCTCATCTCTTGCAGAGGAATTTGTGGAAAAGGCCGAAGAAGAAGACCCCCTGAAGAGAACGGGCTGCCTGTTTGGTGGTCTGGCCAGAGACGTCCGGCGCCGCTACCCCCACTACCTGAGCGACATCACAGACGCCCTCAACCCACAGGCCCTGGCCGCGGTCATCTTCATCTACTTCGCAGCCCTGTCGCCCGCCATCACCTTCGGGGGGCTGCTAG GGGACAAGACGGAGAAGATGATGGGGGTCTCGGAGCTGCTGGTGTCCACTGCCATCCAGGGGGTGCTCTTCAGCCTGCTGGGGGCTCAGCCTCTGCTGGTCATCGGCTTCTCGGGCCCGCTGCTGGTGTTCGAGGAGGCCTTCTACTCG TTCTGCAAGGACAATCAGCTCGAGTACATCGTGGGCCGCGTCTGGATTGGCTTCTGGCTCATCGTCATCGTCCTGCTGGTGGTGGCTTTCGAGGGCAGCTTCCTGGTGCGCTTCATCTCCCGCTTTACCCAGGAGATCTTCTCCTTCCTCATCTCACTCATCTTCATCTACGAGACGTTCTCCAAGCTCATCACG ATTTTCATGACTCATCCCCTTCGTGCCACCTACAAGAATGCCACTTCGTCCGAGGTGGTGAGCGGCCCGCTGCCCAACACTGCCCTGCTGTCCCTTGTCCTTATGGCCGGCACATTCTTCATCGCTTTCTTCCTCCGGAAGTTCAAGAATAGCCGATACCTGCCTGGCAAG ATCCGGCGGATCATCGGTGACTTTGGTGTCCCCATCTCTATCCTAATCATGGCCGGGGTGGACTTCTCAATCAGAGACACCTACACTCAG AAACTCAGTGTCCCCAGCGGCTTCTCGGTTTCCAACCCCGACAACAGGACATGGTTCATCCACCCCATGGGTTCCACTGGTGACTTCCCAATCTGGATGATGTTTGCTTCCATCGTGCCAGCCCTACTGGTGTTCATCCTTATCTTCCTCGAGTCTCAGATCACAAC GCTCATTGTCAGCAAGCCAGAGAGGAAGATGGTGAAGGGTTCCGGCTTCCACTTAGACCTGCTCCTGGTGGTGGGCATGGGTGGCATCGGTGCCTTGTTCGGCCTGCCGTGGCTGAGCGCAGCCACCGTGCGTTCTGTTACCCATGCCAATGCGCTGACTATCATGAGTAAGGGGGCCAAGCCGGAGATTGTGAAGGTCCTGGAGCAGCGGATCAGTGGGCTGCTGGTGGCCATCCTCGTGG GCCTCTCCATCTTCATGGAGCCCATCCTGAAGCTCATCCCGCTGGCCGTGCTCTTTGGCATCTTCTTGTACATGGGGGTCACCTCACTCAATGGCATCCAGCTCTTCGACCGTATTCTGCTCCTGCTGGTGCCCCACAAATACCACCCGGAGGAGGCCTACATTCACTGG GTGAAGACCTGGCGCATGCACGTGTTCACCATCATTCAGGTCCTGTGCCTCGCCATACTGTGGGCCGTCAAGTCCAGTCCGGCGTCCCTGGCACTGCCCTtcatcctcatcctcaccatCCCTCTGCGCCGCTTCCTGCTCCCGTACATCTTCAGCGACAGGGAGCTCAAATGT CTGGACGCCGACGACGCCAAAGTCCACTTCGATGAGAAGGAAGGCCAGGACGTGTACGACGAGATCCAGATGCCAGTGTGA
- the LOC120517531 gene encoding band 3 anion transport protein-like isoform X2, whose product MSSPGGELGPPGLMDDETFHETLNGPNFQESLLDEKPPSINDEDDDLEYLKGAMKRHRPDAQSLEDSLQEEEESPFRKLDPKGLQPGHRGAYDLEKRRKMDPDSPDRASYLGIEGRRPDLDSSRDRGSHQPYVELHELTMDGRKEELYWQESARWLQHEEDFSVPRQNWGKQHVSYLTFTSLLELRRSMSNGVVLLDVAETSLAGVAKEVVDSMVSSNQVKEEHREELLRTLLLRHGSGPFESPGGEAQETSTPLVEQHRIEMETLTVTGEGDRQEQVDATLVLVGPVDFLEKPTMGFVRLKQPADMHSVLEVSHLVRFVFILLGPKIPNTEYHEIGRAIATLMADREFSSAAYLADSREDLTKAVAEFMNCSIVIPPCEIGDQEMLQSLVGFQRRLLKSRYRLPEAKVHKEEFVEKAEEEDPLKRTGCLFGGLARDVRRRYPHYLSDITDALNPQALAAVIFIYFAALSPAITFGGLLGDKTEKMMGVSELLVSTAIQGVLFSLLGAQPLLVIGFSGPLLVFEEAFYSFCKDNQLEYIVGRVWIGFWLIVIVLLVVAFEGSFLVRFISRFTQEIFSFLISLIFIYETFSKLITIFMTHPLRATYKNATSSEVVSGPLPNTALLSLVLMAGTFFIAFFLRKFKNSRYLPGKIRRIIGDFGVPISILIMAGVDFSIRDTYTQKLSVPSGFSVSNPDNRTWFIHPMGSTGDFPIWMMFASIVPALLVFILIFLESQITTLIVSKPERKMVKGSGFHLDLLLVVGMGGIGALFGLPWLSAATVRSVTHANALTIMSKGAKPEIVKVLEQRISGLLVAILVGLSIFMEPILKLIPLAVLFGIFLYMGVTSLNGIQLFDRILLLLVPHKYHPEEAYIHWVKTWRMHVFTIIQVLCLAILWAVKSSPASLALPFILILTIPLRRFLLPYIFSDRELKCLDADDAKVHFDEKEGQDVYDEIQMPV is encoded by the exons ATGTCATCCCCTGGG GGTGAGCTCGGCCCGCCGGGCCTGATGGATGATGAGACTTTCCACGAAACCCTGAATGGGCCGAACTTCCAAGAGTCTTTGCTCGACGAGAAGCCCCCTAGCATAAACGATGAGGATGACGACTTGGAAT ATCTCAAGGGGGCGATGAAGAGGCACCGACCTGATGCACAG AGTCTAGAAGATTCcttgcaggaggaggaggagtcgcCCTTCAGAAAGTTGGACCCCAAAGG GTTACAGCCGGGGCACCGTGGAGCCTACGATCTTGAGAAAAGGAGGAAGATGGACCCCGACTCCCCAGACAGGGCGAGCTACCTGGGCATTGAAG GTAGACGTCCTGACCTGGACAGCTCTCGGGACCGAGGAAGTCACCAG CCATACGTGGAGCTTCACGAGCTGACGATGGACGGCCGGAAGGAGGAGCTCTACTGGCAGGAGTCGGCCCGCTGGCTGCAGCACGAGGAGGACTTCAGCGTGCCCAGGCAGAACTGGGGCAAGCAGCACGTGTCCTACCTGACCTTCACGAGCCTGCTGGAGCTGCGCAGGTCCATGAGCAACG GAGTCGTCCTCCTCGACGTGGCAGAGACCAGTCTCGCCGGAGTGGCCAAGGAGGTGGTGGACAGCATGGTGAGCAGCAACCAGGTGAAGGAGGAGCATCGCGAGGAGCTCCTGCGGACCCTGCTGCTCCGGCATGG CTCCGGCCCGTTCGAGTCGCCAGGAGGCGAGGCCCAAGAGACGTCCACGCCCCTCGTGGAGCAGCACCGCATCGAGATGGAGACCCTGACCGTCACCGGAGAG GGGGACAGACAGGAGCAAGTGGACGCCACGTTGGTGCTCGTGG GACCCGTTGACTTCCTTGAGAAGCCCACCATGGGATTTGTGCGCCTCAAACAGCCAGCAGACATGCACTCCGTCCTGGAGGTCAGCCACCTGGTGCGCTTCGTCTTCATCCTGCTGGGGCCGAAGATTCCCAACACGGAATACCACGAGATTGGGCGAGCCATCGCCACCCTGATGGCAGACCGG GAGTTCAGCTCGGCGGCCTACCTGGCAGACAGTCGTGAAGATCTGACCAAAGCCGTGGCCGAGTTCATGAACTGCAGCATCGTAATCCCACCCTGCGAGATCGGagaccaggagatgctgcagtcCTTGGTGGGCTTCCAGAGGAGGCTCCTGAAGAGTCGCTACCGGCTTCCCGAGGCCAAAGTGCACAAAG AGGAATTTGTGGAAAAGGCCGAAGAAGAAGACCCCCTGAAGAGAACGGGCTGCCTGTTTGGTGGTCTGGCCAGAGACGTCCGGCGCCGCTACCCCCACTACCTGAGCGACATCACAGACGCCCTCAACCCACAGGCCCTGGCCGCGGTCATCTTCATCTACTTCGCAGCCCTGTCGCCCGCCATCACCTTCGGGGGGCTGCTAG GGGACAAGACGGAGAAGATGATGGGGGTCTCGGAGCTGCTGGTGTCCACTGCCATCCAGGGGGTGCTCTTCAGCCTGCTGGGGGCTCAGCCTCTGCTGGTCATCGGCTTCTCGGGCCCGCTGCTGGTGTTCGAGGAGGCCTTCTACTCG TTCTGCAAGGACAATCAGCTCGAGTACATCGTGGGCCGCGTCTGGATTGGCTTCTGGCTCATCGTCATCGTCCTGCTGGTGGTGGCTTTCGAGGGCAGCTTCCTGGTGCGCTTCATCTCCCGCTTTACCCAGGAGATCTTCTCCTTCCTCATCTCACTCATCTTCATCTACGAGACGTTCTCCAAGCTCATCACG ATTTTCATGACTCATCCCCTTCGTGCCACCTACAAGAATGCCACTTCGTCCGAGGTGGTGAGCGGCCCGCTGCCCAACACTGCCCTGCTGTCCCTTGTCCTTATGGCCGGCACATTCTTCATCGCTTTCTTCCTCCGGAAGTTCAAGAATAGCCGATACCTGCCTGGCAAG ATCCGGCGGATCATCGGTGACTTTGGTGTCCCCATCTCTATCCTAATCATGGCCGGGGTGGACTTCTCAATCAGAGACACCTACACTCAG AAACTCAGTGTCCCCAGCGGCTTCTCGGTTTCCAACCCCGACAACAGGACATGGTTCATCCACCCCATGGGTTCCACTGGTGACTTCCCAATCTGGATGATGTTTGCTTCCATCGTGCCAGCCCTACTGGTGTTCATCCTTATCTTCCTCGAGTCTCAGATCACAAC GCTCATTGTCAGCAAGCCAGAGAGGAAGATGGTGAAGGGTTCCGGCTTCCACTTAGACCTGCTCCTGGTGGTGGGCATGGGTGGCATCGGTGCCTTGTTCGGCCTGCCGTGGCTGAGCGCAGCCACCGTGCGTTCTGTTACCCATGCCAATGCGCTGACTATCATGAGTAAGGGGGCCAAGCCGGAGATTGTGAAGGTCCTGGAGCAGCGGATCAGTGGGCTGCTGGTGGCCATCCTCGTGG GCCTCTCCATCTTCATGGAGCCCATCCTGAAGCTCATCCCGCTGGCCGTGCTCTTTGGCATCTTCTTGTACATGGGGGTCACCTCACTCAATGGCATCCAGCTCTTCGACCGTATTCTGCTCCTGCTGGTGCCCCACAAATACCACCCGGAGGAGGCCTACATTCACTGG GTGAAGACCTGGCGCATGCACGTGTTCACCATCATTCAGGTCCTGTGCCTCGCCATACTGTGGGCCGTCAAGTCCAGTCCGGCGTCCCTGGCACTGCCCTtcatcctcatcctcaccatCCCTCTGCGCCGCTTCCTGCTCCCGTACATCTTCAGCGACAGGGAGCTCAAATGT CTGGACGCCGACGACGCCAAAGTCCACTTCGATGAGAAGGAAGGCCAGGACGTGTACGACGAGATCCAGATGCCAGTGTGA
- the LOC120517531 gene encoding band 3 anion transport protein-like isoform X1: protein MSSPGGELGPPGLMDDETFHETLNGPNFQESLLDEKPPSINDEDDDLEYLKGAMKRHRPDAQSLEDSLQEEEESPFRKLDPKGLQPGHRGAYDLEKRRKMDPDSPDRASYLGIEGRRPDLDSSRDRGSHQPYVELHELTMDGRKEELYWQESARWLQHEEDFSVPRQNWGKQHVSYLTFTSLLELRRSMSNGVVLLDVAETSLAGVAKEVVDSMVSSNQVKEEHREELLRTLLLRHGSGPFESPGGEAQETSTPLVEQHRIEMETLTVTGEGDRQEQVDATLVLVGPVDFLEKPTMGFVRLKQPADMHSVLEVSHLVRFVFILLGPKIPNTEYHEIGRAIATLMADREFSSAAYLADSREDLTKAVAEFMNCSIVIPPCEIGDQEMLQSLVGFQRRLLKSRYRLPEAKVHKGRRWSFCCPPRPFRRACPSSCRSSKFSSLAEEFVEKAEEEDPLKRTGCLFGGLARDVRRRYPHYLSDITDALNPQALAAVIFIYFAALSPAITFGGLLGDKTEKMMGVSELLVSTAIQGVLFSLLGAQPLLVIGFSGPLLVFEEAFYSFCKDNQLEYIVGRVWIGFWLIVIVLLVVAFEGSFLVRFISRFTQEIFSFLISLIFIYETFSKLITIFMTHPLRATYKNATSSEVVSGPLPNTALLSLVLMAGTFFIAFFLRKFKNSRYLPGKIRRIIGDFGVPISILIMAGVDFSIRDTYTQKLSVPSGFSVSNPDNRTWFIHPMGSTGDFPIWMMFASIVPALLVFILIFLESQITTLIVSKPERKMVKGSGFHLDLLLVVGMGGIGALFGLPWLSAATVRSVTHANALTIMSKGAKPEIVKVLEQRISGLLVAILVGLSIFMEPILKLIPLAVLFGIFLYMGVTSLNGIQLFDRILLLLVPHKYHPEEAYIHWVKTWRMHVFTIIQVLCLAILWAVKSSPASLALPFILILTIPLRRFLLPYIFSDRELKCLDADDAKVHFDEKEGQDVYDEIQMPV, encoded by the exons ATGTCATCCCCTGGG GGTGAGCTCGGCCCGCCGGGCCTGATGGATGATGAGACTTTCCACGAAACCCTGAATGGGCCGAACTTCCAAGAGTCTTTGCTCGACGAGAAGCCCCCTAGCATAAACGATGAGGATGACGACTTGGAAT ATCTCAAGGGGGCGATGAAGAGGCACCGACCTGATGCACAG AGTCTAGAAGATTCcttgcaggaggaggaggagtcgcCCTTCAGAAAGTTGGACCCCAAAGG GTTACAGCCGGGGCACCGTGGAGCCTACGATCTTGAGAAAAGGAGGAAGATGGACCCCGACTCCCCAGACAGGGCGAGCTACCTGGGCATTGAAG GTAGACGTCCTGACCTGGACAGCTCTCGGGACCGAGGAAGTCACCAG CCATACGTGGAGCTTCACGAGCTGACGATGGACGGCCGGAAGGAGGAGCTCTACTGGCAGGAGTCGGCCCGCTGGCTGCAGCACGAGGAGGACTTCAGCGTGCCCAGGCAGAACTGGGGCAAGCAGCACGTGTCCTACCTGACCTTCACGAGCCTGCTGGAGCTGCGCAGGTCCATGAGCAACG GAGTCGTCCTCCTCGACGTGGCAGAGACCAGTCTCGCCGGAGTGGCCAAGGAGGTGGTGGACAGCATGGTGAGCAGCAACCAGGTGAAGGAGGAGCATCGCGAGGAGCTCCTGCGGACCCTGCTGCTCCGGCATGG CTCCGGCCCGTTCGAGTCGCCAGGAGGCGAGGCCCAAGAGACGTCCACGCCCCTCGTGGAGCAGCACCGCATCGAGATGGAGACCCTGACCGTCACCGGAGAG GGGGACAGACAGGAGCAAGTGGACGCCACGTTGGTGCTCGTGG GACCCGTTGACTTCCTTGAGAAGCCCACCATGGGATTTGTGCGCCTCAAACAGCCAGCAGACATGCACTCCGTCCTGGAGGTCAGCCACCTGGTGCGCTTCGTCTTCATCCTGCTGGGGCCGAAGATTCCCAACACGGAATACCACGAGATTGGGCGAGCCATCGCCACCCTGATGGCAGACCGG GAGTTCAGCTCGGCGGCCTACCTGGCAGACAGTCGTGAAGATCTGACCAAAGCCGTGGCCGAGTTCATGAACTGCAGCATCGTAATCCCACCCTGCGAGATCGGagaccaggagatgctgcagtcCTTGGTGGGCTTCCAGAGGAGGCTCCTGAAGAGTCGCTACCGGCTTCCCGAGGCCAAAGTGCACAAAGGTAGGCGGTGGTCCTTCTGTTGTCCACCTCGCCCATTCCGGAGGGCTTGCCCTTCAAGTTGCCGATCCTCCAAATTCTCATCTCTTGCAGAGGAATTTGTGGAAAAGGCCGAAGAAGAAGACCCCCTGAAGAGAACGGGCTGCCTGTTTGGTGGTCTGGCCAGAGACGTCCGGCGCCGCTACCCCCACTACCTGAGCGACATCACAGACGCCCTCAACCCACAGGCCCTGGCCGCGGTCATCTTCATCTACTTCGCAGCCCTGTCGCCCGCCATCACCTTCGGGGGGCTGCTAG GGGACAAGACGGAGAAGATGATGGGGGTCTCGGAGCTGCTGGTGTCCACTGCCATCCAGGGGGTGCTCTTCAGCCTGCTGGGGGCTCAGCCTCTGCTGGTCATCGGCTTCTCGGGCCCGCTGCTGGTGTTCGAGGAGGCCTTCTACTCG TTCTGCAAGGACAATCAGCTCGAGTACATCGTGGGCCGCGTCTGGATTGGCTTCTGGCTCATCGTCATCGTCCTGCTGGTGGTGGCTTTCGAGGGCAGCTTCCTGGTGCGCTTCATCTCCCGCTTTACCCAGGAGATCTTCTCCTTCCTCATCTCACTCATCTTCATCTACGAGACGTTCTCCAAGCTCATCACG ATTTTCATGACTCATCCCCTTCGTGCCACCTACAAGAATGCCACTTCGTCCGAGGTGGTGAGCGGCCCGCTGCCCAACACTGCCCTGCTGTCCCTTGTCCTTATGGCCGGCACATTCTTCATCGCTTTCTTCCTCCGGAAGTTCAAGAATAGCCGATACCTGCCTGGCAAG ATCCGGCGGATCATCGGTGACTTTGGTGTCCCCATCTCTATCCTAATCATGGCCGGGGTGGACTTCTCAATCAGAGACACCTACACTCAG AAACTCAGTGTCCCCAGCGGCTTCTCGGTTTCCAACCCCGACAACAGGACATGGTTCATCCACCCCATGGGTTCCACTGGTGACTTCCCAATCTGGATGATGTTTGCTTCCATCGTGCCAGCCCTACTGGTGTTCATCCTTATCTTCCTCGAGTCTCAGATCACAAC GCTCATTGTCAGCAAGCCAGAGAGGAAGATGGTGAAGGGTTCCGGCTTCCACTTAGACCTGCTCCTGGTGGTGGGCATGGGTGGCATCGGTGCCTTGTTCGGCCTGCCGTGGCTGAGCGCAGCCACCGTGCGTTCTGTTACCCATGCCAATGCGCTGACTATCATGAGTAAGGGGGCCAAGCCGGAGATTGTGAAGGTCCTGGAGCAGCGGATCAGTGGGCTGCTGGTGGCCATCCTCGTGG GCCTCTCCATCTTCATGGAGCCCATCCTGAAGCTCATCCCGCTGGCCGTGCTCTTTGGCATCTTCTTGTACATGGGGGTCACCTCACTCAATGGCATCCAGCTCTTCGACCGTATTCTGCTCCTGCTGGTGCCCCACAAATACCACCCGGAGGAGGCCTACATTCACTGG GTGAAGACCTGGCGCATGCACGTGTTCACCATCATTCAGGTCCTGTGCCTCGCCATACTGTGGGCCGTCAAGTCCAGTCCGGCGTCCCTGGCACTGCCCTtcatcctcatcctcaccatCCCTCTGCGCCGCTTCCTGCTCCCGTACATCTTCAGCGACAGGGAGCTCAAATGT CTGGACGCCGACGACGCCAAAGTCCACTTCGATGAGAAGGAAGGCCAGGACGTGTACGACGAGATCCAGATGCCAGTGTGA